In one Drosophila albomicans strain 15112-1751.03 chromosome X, ASM965048v2, whole genome shotgun sequence genomic region, the following are encoded:
- the LOC117577734 gene encoding RNA-binding protein 1 isoform X1 translates to MPRYREWDLACKVYVGNLGSSASKYEIENAFSKYGPLRNVWVARNPPGFAFVEFEDRRDAEDATRGLDGTRCCGTRIRVEMSSGRSREGRGGGGGGGGGGGGGGGGGGRRGGRSGSGGGGGAAARAGDAGGRYRIKSTSTTSTTRTTTTTATTTTRTSTTPPLPSTSTTTTTTTTTRTTSRLITTTTTTRTTTAPAPPITHISPPPTTTTRTTTPPKPPPTTTTITTTITTQPTTKFCGFLINANFNKYDIFR, encoded by the exons atGCCACGATATCGCGAATGGGACTTGGCCTGCAAAGTTTACGTGGGCAATTTGGGCTCATCGGCCTCCAAATATGAGATTGAGAACGCCTTCAGTAAATACGGCCCGCTGCGCAACGTATGGGTTGCTCGCAATCCGCCAGGCTTTGCCTTTGTCGAGTTCGAGGATCGACGCGATGCCGAAGACGCAACTCGCGGTCTTGACGGAACTCGCTGCTGTGGCACACGCATCCGCGTCGAAATGTCCTCCGGCCGTTCACGCGAAGGTCGCGGaggtggtggcggcggcggcggtggcggaggaggtggcggcggcggtggcggacGTCGTGGAGGTCGCAGCGGCagtggtggcggcggcggtgcaGCCGCTCGGGCAGGCGACGCTGGCGGACGCTATAG GATAAAGTCTACTTCTACTACAagcacaacaagaacaacaacaacaacagctactactactactagaACTTCTACTACTCCTCCTCTTCCTtcaacaagtacaacaactactacaacaacaacaacaagaacaacttcACGTCtcataactactacaacaacaacaagaacaacaacagctcctgctcctcctattacacacatttcaccaccaccaacaacaacaacaagaacaacaacaccaccaaaaccaccaccaacaacaacaacaataactacaactataacaacacaaccaacaacaaaattctgCGGCTTTCTGATAAATGCCAATTTCAACAAATACGATATATTCCGCTGA
- the LOC117577773 gene encoding protein yippee: protein MGRIFLEHLGGLKLFNCAQCQTNLTNRSQLISTRFTGATGRAYLFKRVVNLTFSAIQERVMLTGRHMVRDVMCKSCGAKLGWMYEFATEDTQKYKEGRVILEYALIHEAEGFPSEAGGASH from the exons atgggTCGCATCTTTCTGGAGCACCTCGGTGGGCTGAAGCTCTTCAATTGCGCCCAGTGTCAAACGAATTTGACCAATCGCAGCCAATTGATCAGCACTCGCTTTACAGGCGCAACGg GTCGCGCTTACCTTTTTAAGCGTGTGGTCAATCTCACTTTTAGCGCCATCCAGGAGCGAGTTATGCTAACGGGTCGCCACATGGTGCGCGATGTCATGTGCAAGAGCTGCGGCGCCAAGCTGGGTTGGATGTATGAGTTCGCCACCGAGGACACGCAAAA ATATAAGGAAGGTCGTGTCATCTTGGAGTATGCCTTGATCCATGAAGCAGAAGGATTTCCATCAGAAGCTGGCGGCGCTAGCCACtga
- the LOC117577734 gene encoding RNA-binding protein 1 isoform X2 gives MPRYREWDLACKVYVGNLGSSASKYEIENAFSKYGPLRNVWVARNPPGFAFVEFEDRRDAEDATRGLDGTRCCGTRIRVEMSSGRSREGRGGGGGGGGGGGGGGGGGGRRGGRSGSGGGGGAAARAGDAGGRYRSRSPRRSRTRSRSFSRDRRSRTDSRDRH, from the exons atGCCACGATATCGCGAATGGGACTTGGCCTGCAAAGTTTACGTGGGCAATTTGGGCTCATCGGCCTCCAAATATGAGATTGAGAACGCCTTCAGTAAATACGGCCCGCTGCGCAACGTATGGGTTGCTCGCAATCCGCCAGGCTTTGCCTTTGTCGAGTTCGAGGATCGACGCGATGCCGAAGACGCAACTCGCGGTCTTGACGGAACTCGCTGCTGTGGCACACGCATCCGCGTCGAAATGTCCTCCGGCCGTTCACGCGAAGGTCGCGGaggtggtggcggcggcggcggtggcggaggaggtggcggcggcggtggcggacGTCGTGGAGGTCGCAGCGGCagtggtggcggcggcggtgcaGCCGCTCGGGCAGGCGACGCTGGCGGACGCTATAG ATCACGTTCTCCAAGACGTTCTCGGACCCGCAGTCGCAGTTTCTCACGTGATCGTCGCAGCCGCACCGACTCTAGGGATCGGCATTAG
- the LOC117577685 gene encoding ATP-binding cassette sub-family D member 3, translated as MAPALSKLAHNQSAIVGVAGMTAALWIIAYGKMSNKKRKSGYEDKIQYTIAEKKDKKSNKAHVNSVFFKQLRELLPILVPRFWCMETGLLMLIAVTLIGRSVSDIWMIQNATVVESTIIHMNRAKFKTALLKYLAALPAISVVTNVLKWSLGELKLRFRTNLTHHLYSQYLNGYTYYKMSNLDNRIANADQLLTTDIDKFCESATELYSNISKPVLDIFIYVYRLTVNLGGKTPSILMLYLLFAGIFLTRLRRPTGRLTVEEQKLEGEFRYVNSRLITNSEEVAFYQGNVREKLTLLASYSKLRSHLRKFLEFRVSMGIVDNIVGKYFASIVGFYAVSIPFFTKNHPLLSGEQSGQRLQAYYTYGRMLIKLAEAIGRLVLAGREMSRLAGFTARMTELIKVLGDLNKGTYERTMVNGNSLTPNGDGDASAAGSFGPNKGIMCFEDNIIRFEKVPLVTPNGDVLLKELTFEVKSGTNVLVCGPNGCGKSSLFRILGELWPTWGGKVTKPSRGKLFYIPQRPYMTLGSLRDQIIYPHTRDDMRRLGRSDEDLLHFLDIVQLTYLEQRENGLDAIEDWIDVLSGGEKQRIAMARLFYHKPQFAILDECTSAVSVDVEGKMYSYCREAGITLFTVSHRKSLWVHHDYYLQFDGRGNYEFETIDQDKEHFGS; from the exons atggcTCCAGCGTTGAGTAAATTGGCGCACAATCAAAGCGCCATCGTCGGCGTGGCGGGGATGACGGCAGCGTTATGGATAATCGCATACGGCAAAAtgtccaacaaaaaaag GAAATCAGGCTATGAAGACAAAATTCAATACACGATCGCTGAGAAGAAGGACAAAAAGTCGAATAAGGCGCATGTGAATTCAGTATTCTTCAAACAGCTGCGAGAGCTGTTGC cCATACTTGTGCCCAGATTCTGGTGCATGGAGACGGGTCTGTTGATGCTGATTGCTGTCACATTAATTGGACGCTCGGTCAGCGACATTTGGATGATTCAAAATGCCACCGTTGTGGAGAGCACAATCATACACATGAATCGTGCCAAGTTCAAGACGGCGCTACTCAAATATCTTGCTGCCCTGCCAGcg ATTTCCGTGGTTACCAATGTGCTGAAATGGAGTTTGGGCGAACTGAAGTTGCGTTTCCGCACCAATCTGACGCATCATCTGTACAGTCAATACCTCAA cGGTTACACGTACTACAAAATGTCGAATTTGGATAACCGAATAGCCAACGCCGATCAGCTGCTGACCACGGACATTGACAAGTTCTGCGAGAGCGCCACGGAGCTGTATTCGAACATCAGTAAGCCGGTGCTGGACATCTTTATCTATGTTTATCGATTGACTGTGAATCTGGGCGGCAAGACGCCATCGATACTGATGCTTTATCTGCTCTTCGCTGGCATTTTCCTTACCCGGCTGCGTCGTCCAACGGGTCGTCTGACCGTCGAGGAGCAGAAACTCGAGGGTGAATTCCGTTATGTGAACAGCAGGCTGATCACCAACTCCGAGGAGGTGGCCTTCTACCAAGGCAATGTGCGTGAGAAGCTCACACTCTTGGCCAGCTACTCGAAGCTGCGTTCGCATCTGCGCAAATTCCTCGAATTCCGTGTTAGCATGGGCATCGTGGACAACATTGTGGGCAAAT ACTTTGCATCGATTGTGGGCTTCTATGCGGTGTCGATACCATTCTTCACCAAGAATCATCCGCTGCTGTCCGGCGAGCAGAGCGGTCAACGTCTGCAGGCCTATTACACGTACGGACGCATGCTAATCAAGCTGGCCGAGGCCATCGGACGTCTGGTGTTGGCCGGACGTGAGATGTCCCGTCTGGCCGGCTTCACGGCACGCATGACCGAGCTGATCAAGGTGCTCGGCGATCTCAATAAGGGCACCTACGAGCGCACCATGGTCAATGGCAACAGCCTGACGCCgaatggcgatggcgatgcctCCGCCGCTGGCAGCTTTGGTCCCAACAAGGGCATCATGTGCTTCGAGGACAATATCATTCGGTTCGAGAAGGTGCCGCTGGTCACTCCCAATGGCGATGTGCTGCTCAAGGAGCTCACCTTCGAAGTCAA GTCTGGCACCAATGTGCTGGTCTGTGGTCCCAATGGCTGTGGCAAATCATCGCTGTTCCGCATTCTCGGTGAACTGTGGCCCACGTGGGGTGGCAAGGTCACGAAGCCGTCGCGCGGCAAGCTTTTCTACATTCCACAAAGGCCCTACATGACGCTCGGCAGTTTGCGTGATCAG ATCATCTATCCGCATACACGCGACGATATGCGCCGTCTGGGCCGCTCCGATGAGGATCTGCTGCACTTCCTGGACATTGTGCAGCTGACGTATCTGGAGCAGCGGGAGAATGGCCTCGATGCGATCGAGGACTGGATCGATGTGTTGTCCGGCGGCGAGAAGCAGCGCATCGCGATGGCCCGACTTTTCTATCACAAGCCGCAGTTTGCGATCCTCGATGAGTGCACCAGCGCCGTGTCGGTGGATGTCGAGGGCAAGATGTATAGCTATTGCCGTGAGGCGGGCATTACGCTCTTTACTGTGTCGCATCGCAAATCGTTGTGGGTGCATCACGATTACTATCTGCAGTTCGATGGCCGTGGCAACTACGAGTTCGAGACCATCGATCAGGACAAGGAGCACTTTGGATCGTAa
- the LOC117577789 gene encoding mitochondrial import inner membrane translocase subunit Tim9 yields the protein MAKSPETVSLDQLDKDQMKTFSDFLMSYNKLSEMCFTDCVRDFTSRDVKDSEEKCSLNCMEKYLKMNQRVSQRFQEFQMIANENALAMAQKTGKL from the exons ATGGCTAAAAGCCCCGAAACCGTTTCCTTAGACCAACTGGACAAGGATCAAATGAAAACA TTTTCAGATTTCCTCATGTCATACAATAAACTATCCGAAATGTGCTTTACGGATTGCGTACGCGATTTTACATCTCGCGACGTTAAAGACTCCGAG GAGAAGTGTTCACTAAATTGCATGGAAAAGTACCTGAAGATGAACCAACGTGTGTCACAGCGCTTCCAGGAATTCCAAATGATTGCCAACGAGAATGCTTTGGCCATGGCCCAAAAGACCGGCAAATTATAG
- the LOC117577694 gene encoding alanine aminotransferase 2: MSRQLLRNPATMQRAASAVASTCARTLTSSSSSGGSAVATRRQQQQQQQQCKLTPSVGIRRWKSSTLHNNNSAEQQNQKLTGTAAATATATATATLRRSQAEALNARGSHSTFDVPSRNMSTTQKNGNQKCLQLENINPNFIVMEYAVRGPLVIRAGEIEKELEKGVKKPFDQVIRANIGDCHAMGQQPLTFLRQLLALTMEPRLLNTPDYPADVKERACALLAACQGGSMGSYTDSAGLEHVRRQVASFIKERDGGVDCDWQNIYLTGGASPGIKSILSLLHCHVEEKLPGIMVPIPQYPLYSATIAEYGMSKIDYYLDEANKWGLNRKELQRAYDEAKTQCNPRALVIINPGNPTGQVLSRQNIEEIIKFAQENQLLLLADEVYQANVYDKDSKFHSFKKVMHEMGEPYRSQELVSFLSVSKGFLGECGIRGGYMEVINLCPQVKAMLTKSITASLCSTTAGQVAVSALVNPPRAGEPSFELYNKEKNAVLDALKERAELVHKTFSSFEGYTVNPVQGAMYVFPRVEIPPKAVEAAKAKNMAPDALYAFELLESTGICVVPGSGFGQLPGTYHFRSTILPQTDKLKLMLEKFRQFHLDFMKKYK, translated from the exons ATGAGCCGTCAACTGCTTAGGAATCCAGCAACAATGCAACGTGCTGCCAGTGCCGTTGCCTCCACTTGTGCCAGAACTTTaactagcagcagcagcagcggtggcagcGCAGTCGCCACAAggcgtcaacagcagcagcagcaacaacaatgtaaaCTAACGCCAAGTGTTGGCATACGCCGCTGGAAATCATCGACGCtacataacaataacagcgcTGAGCAGCAGAACCAGAAGCTAACAGGAACGGCGGCTGctacagcgacagcaacagcgacagcgacgctgCGCCGCAGTCAAGCTGAAGCATTGAACGCGCGTGGTAGCCATTCAACTTTTGACGTTCCTTCTCG CAACATGTCCACCACACAAAAGAACGGCAACCAGAAATGCCTACAACTGGAGAACATCAATCCCAACTTCATCGTTATGGAGTATGCGGTCCGTGGTCCGCTTGTCATTCGCGCCGGCGAAATTGAAAAGGAACTTGAGAAG GGAGTGAAGAAACCATTCGACCAGGTGATTCGTGCCAACATTGGCGATTGCCATGCGATGGGCCAACAGCCCTTGACCTTTTTGCGTCAG TTGTTGGCTCTGACGATGGAACCGCGTCTGCTGAACACTCCGGACTATCCAGCTGATGTGAAGGAGCGCGCTTGCGCTTTGTTGGCCGCATGCCAAGGCGGCTCGATGGGTTCGTACACCGATTCGGCGGGCTTGGAGCATGTGCGTCGTCAGGTGGCCTCATTCATTAAGGAACGCGATGGCGGCGTCGACTGCGATTGGCAGAATATTTATCTAACTGGCGGCGCCTCGCCAGGCATCAAGAGCATCCTCTCGCTGCTGCA ttgccatgTGGAGGAAAAGTTGCCGGGCATCATGGTGCCCATACCACAGTATCCATTGTACTCGGCCACCATCGCTGAATATGGCATGAGCAAGATCGATTATTACTTGGATGAGGCCAACAAATGGGGACTGAATCGCAAGGAGCTGCAACGCGCCTACGATGAGGCCAAAACTCAATGCAATCCTCGTGCTCTGGTCATCATCAATCCCGGCAATCCCACCGGCCAGGTGCTGTCGCGTCAAAACATCGAGGAGATCATCAAATTCGCCCAGGAGAATCAACTCTTGCTTCTCGCCGATGAGGTGTACCAGGCAAACGTCTACGACAAGGACTCCAAGTTCCATTCGTTCAAGAAGGTGATGCACGAGATGGGTGAACCGTATCGCAGCCAAGAGCTGGTCAGTTTCCTGTCGGTGTCAAAGGGTTTCCTCGGCGAATGCGGCATTCGTGGCGGCTACATGGAGGTGATCAACCTGTGTCCTCAGGTCAAAGCGATGCTCACCAAATCGATTACCGCATCGTTGTGCAGCACCACCGCTGGTCAGGTGGCTGTCAGTGCTCTGGTGAATCCACCACGTGCCGGCGAACCTTCGTTTGAGCTGTACAACAAGGAGAAGAACGCTGTCTTGGATGCGTTGAAGGAGCGCGCCGAATTGGTCCACAAGACGTTCAGCAGCTTCGAGGGTTACACGGTGAATCCCGTGCAGGGAGCGATGTATGTGTTCCCCCGTGTGGAAATACCGCCCAAGGCGGTGGAGGCAGCCAAGGCCAAGAACATGGCACCCGATGCCTTATATGCATTTGAACTGCTCGAGTCGACGG GTATCTGCGTTGTGCCTGGCAGCGGATTTGGTCAGTTGCCTGGCACCTATCACTTCCGCAGCACCATCTTGCCGCAGACGGACAAGCTGAAGCTCATGTTGGAGAAGTTCCGTCAATTCCACTTGGACTTCATgaagaaatacaaatag